In Edaphobacter paludis, a single window of DNA contains:
- a CDS encoding ABC transporter ATP-binding protein, with protein sequence MSSFGPSKYGGGMKAADRPSRGTGRAVVADLSASRPKPKLKKVLPEVWQLIKPRRVLLGGSFLLMVINRASGLVLPASTKYLIDNVMGKHPIKSAFIAGFIAKHHLALLPVIVSVVVCATILQGITSYALTQLLSKEGQRLIAELRKVQAHIGRLPVAFYDENRTGTLVARIMTDVEGVRNLIGTGVVDFVGGVLTAIFAFLFLIFLSVQMTLVTFVILLVFGLILQRAFKVIRPIFRERAKINAEVTGRLTESLGGVRVVKGYHAEASEAKVFAAGANRLLQNVISSLTAQSLMSLASTAVLGVVGALVMYLGARQVVAGHLTTGGYVTYVMFLAFMIAPIVQLVSIGTQLTEAVAGLDRTNEILAERQEDSEAARTHSLSVIRGDIAFRDVKFAYEEGKPVLHGISFESKPGTVTALVGSSGSGKSTIISLICGFHTASSGQILVDGVDLSTIRLSSYREQLGVVLQETFLFDGTIRENILFSRPNATEEQLLEACRIARVDEFAERFPERYETIVGERGVKLSGGQRQRLSIARAILADPRILILDEATSSLDSESEAMIQNGLNFLMQGRTTFVIAHRLSTIRRADQILVVEQGLIVERGTHEQLYRMGGRYYDLYTRQHGLEANLFLAPGEGDTSDEPVTAKA encoded by the coding sequence ATGTCCTCTTTCGGTCCATCCAAATACGGCGGCGGTATGAAGGCCGCCGATCGTCCGTCCCGGGGTACCGGCCGCGCTGTGGTGGCCGATCTCAGCGCGTCGCGGCCCAAACCCAAGCTGAAGAAGGTGCTGCCAGAGGTGTGGCAGCTGATCAAGCCGCGGCGGGTCCTGCTTGGCGGCAGCTTCCTGCTGATGGTCATCAACCGCGCCAGCGGACTTGTTCTGCCTGCTTCGACGAAGTACCTTATCGACAATGTCATGGGCAAGCACCCGATCAAGTCGGCTTTCATCGCCGGCTTCATCGCGAAGCACCATCTCGCTCTGCTGCCTGTCATCGTTAGCGTTGTTGTCTGCGCTACTATTTTGCAGGGCATTACTTCTTACGCACTCACTCAGCTTCTGTCCAAAGAGGGCCAAAGGCTTATCGCAGAGTTGCGGAAAGTGCAGGCGCACATCGGGCGGTTGCCGGTTGCGTTCTACGACGAGAACCGGACCGGCACTCTGGTTGCGCGCATCATGACCGACGTAGAGGGTGTGCGGAACCTTATCGGGACCGGGGTGGTCGACTTTGTAGGCGGCGTGCTCACGGCGATCTTCGCATTCCTCTTTCTCATCTTTCTCAGCGTACAGATGACGCTCGTCACGTTCGTTATCCTGCTCGTGTTCGGACTCATTCTGCAGCGCGCCTTCAAGGTGATTCGGCCTATCTTTCGGGAGCGCGCCAAGATCAACGCCGAGGTTACAGGCCGTTTGACCGAATCGCTTGGTGGCGTCCGCGTCGTCAAGGGGTACCATGCCGAGGCCAGCGAGGCTAAAGTTTTTGCGGCCGGGGCCAATCGGCTGCTGCAGAACGTCATATCTTCGCTCACTGCACAGTCGCTCATGTCGCTTGCTTCAACTGCCGTGCTTGGCGTGGTTGGAGCGCTGGTGATGTATCTGGGTGCCCGCCAGGTCGTCGCCGGACACCTTACGACTGGCGGCTACGTCACCTACGTCATGTTCCTGGCGTTCATGATCGCGCCGATTGTTCAGCTCGTTTCGATAGGGACGCAGCTTACGGAGGCCGTCGCCGGACTGGACCGGACGAATGAGATCCTCGCCGAGCGGCAGGAAGACTCCGAGGCTGCGCGCACGCACTCGCTATCCGTCATCAGGGGCGATATTGCCTTTCGCGACGTTAAGTTTGCCTATGAGGAGGGGAAGCCAGTGCTGCATGGCATCAGCTTTGAATCGAAACCTGGTACCGTCACCGCCTTGGTCGGCTCGTCCGGCTCGGGGAAGTCAACAATCATCTCGTTGATTTGCGGCTTTCATACTGCGAGTTCAGGGCAGATCCTGGTCGACGGCGTCGATCTCTCCACCATCCGGCTTAGTAGCTACCGCGAGCAGCTTGGAGTAGTGCTGCAGGAGACCTTCCTGTTTGACGGGACTATCCGCGAGAACATTTTGTTCAGCCGACCCAACGCGACGGAAGAACAACTTTTAGAGGCCTGCCGGATTGCCCGGGTGGACGAGTTCGCCGAGCGGTTCCCCGAGCGTTACGAGACGATCGTCGGGGAGCGCGGCGTCAAGCTTTCGGGCGGCCAGCGGCAACGGCTTTCGATTGCTCGCGCCATCCTCGCCGATCCCCGAATTCTGATCCTTGATGAGGCGACCAGCTCGCTGGACTCTGAATCAGAGGCCATGATTCAGAACGGTCTCAACTTCCTTATGCAGGGACGCACGACCTTTGTGATCGCACATCGACTTTCAACTATCCGTCGGGCCGACCAGATCCTCGTCGTTGAGCAGGGATTGATCGTCGAGCGAGGAACCCATGAGCAGCTTTATCGGATGGGGGGACGGTATTACGACCTCTACACCCGGCAACACGGCCTTGAGGCGAATCTGTTCCTTGCCCCGGGCGAGGGTGATACATCGGATGAACCGGTGACGGCTAAAGCGTGA
- the nth gene encoding endonuclease III, whose protein sequence is MPRTKTTTVVKPVQQSPVGMKARAIAATESASPKKKLGKTANPLDPKRVTAILEVLEKTYPGVVCALNHRNAWELTVATILSAQCTDVRVNLVTPALFKAFPTPKAMAAASLPELEELIRTTGFYRNKAKSIKGAAKAVVEEFGGKVPQTMEELLRLPGVARKTANVVLGSWFRIAVGVVVDTHVMRLTRRLELTNETAPEKVERDMMKIIPKDHWIAFSHELIHHGRQICIARKPKCVDCTLEKLCNSSDKTWTSH, encoded by the coding sequence ATGCCGCGGACTAAGACGACGACAGTAGTGAAACCGGTGCAGCAATCGCCCGTGGGAATGAAGGCACGGGCGATTGCTGCAACCGAATCTGCATCTCCGAAGAAGAAGCTCGGCAAGACGGCAAACCCTCTCGACCCAAAGCGCGTCACCGCAATTCTGGAGGTGCTGGAGAAGACCTACCCCGGTGTAGTCTGCGCTCTGAACCATCGCAATGCCTGGGAGTTAACGGTGGCCACGATCCTTTCTGCACAGTGTACGGACGTGCGCGTGAACCTCGTCACGCCTGCCCTGTTCAAGGCATTCCCCACGCCGAAGGCAATGGCAGCTGCCTCTCTCCCGGAACTGGAAGAGTTGATCCGCACAACCGGCTTCTATCGCAATAAGGCCAAGTCCATAAAGGGCGCGGCCAAGGCAGTGGTCGAGGAGTTCGGTGGTAAAGTCCCCCAGACCATGGAAGAGCTACTGCGCTTGCCCGGCGTAGCTCGCAAGACCGCCAATGTAGTCCTCGGGTCATGGTTTAGGATTGCCGTCGGAGTTGTTGTAGATACGCATGTTATGCGTCTCACTCGACGACTGGAGCTAACCAATGAGACCGCGCCTGAGAAGGTCGAACGGGACATGATGAAGATCATCCCCAAGGACCATTGGATTGCCTTCTCCCATGAGCTAATCCATCATGGACGGCAGATTTGCATCGCGCGTAAGCCAAAGTGCGTCGATTGCACGCTTGAAAAGTTATGCAATTCCTCGGACAAGACATGGACGTCTCACTAA
- a CDS encoding chlorite dismutase family protein, with protein sequence MAQEMAQTIAPKQEAEEPQASAAKTSPTAAVSGRPASSYGAAPHDPSKPPVKRQIVAFSFYKVMPEWRRLPKDEKAAHKAEFAAVLERWNRTGEFLSLTYSTIGTRGDVDMCVWSIGYAVDEMNQMRSELMGTGLGGYLNSPHNFLAMTKRSQYQIGRPDESEGESRGAIRPGGQKYIFIYPFWKTRPWYLLSLEERKRLMDEHIRVGLSYPRVKLNTTYSFGIDDQEFVVAFETNFPEDFVDLVQQLRETEISLYTLKDTPVFSCVRVAAEEMLNRLG encoded by the coding sequence ATGGCCCAAGAAATGGCACAGACAATTGCACCGAAACAGGAAGCAGAAGAGCCGCAGGCGAGCGCAGCAAAGACATCTCCCACTGCGGCGGTATCCGGACGCCCCGCAAGCAGCTATGGAGCGGCACCGCATGATCCATCCAAGCCGCCGGTGAAGCGGCAGATCGTGGCCTTCAGCTTCTATAAGGTGATGCCCGAGTGGCGCAGGCTGCCCAAAGACGAAAAGGCGGCGCACAAGGCCGAGTTTGCCGCCGTGCTCGAGCGCTGGAACCGAACTGGCGAGTTTCTCTCACTAACCTATTCGACCATCGGCACACGGGGCGATGTGGATATGTGCGTCTGGTCGATTGGCTACGCCGTCGATGAGATGAACCAGATGCGCAGTGAGTTAATGGGCACGGGGCTCGGCGGCTATCTCAACTCGCCGCATAATTTTCTGGCGATGACCAAGCGCTCTCAGTATCAGATTGGCCGTCCCGATGAGAGCGAGGGCGAGAGCCGTGGCGCGATCCGTCCCGGCGGCCAGAAGTACATTTTCATCTATCCCTTTTGGAAGACGCGGCCCTGGTATCTGCTGTCGCTCGAGGAGCGGAAGCGGCTGATGGATGAGCACATCCGAGTTGGACTAAGTTATCCGCGAGTCAAGTTGAATACGACCTACTCCTTCGGCATCGACGATCAGGAGTTCGTGGTCGCGTTTGAGACCAATTTCCCTGAGGATTTCGTAGACCTCGTCCAGCAACTGCGCGAGACCGAGATCAGCCTCTACACCCTGAAGGACACCCCGGTCTTCAGTTGCGTTCGCGTGGCTGCAGAAGAGATGCTGAACCGGCTGGGCTAG
- a CDS encoding DedA family protein, with product MSEKIIALLVGAIASGGYLSVIVLMAIQSACIPIPSEVIMPLAGYALAHTQLQLIILATVASLASNLGSIPAYWVGARGGRPMVERYGSYLLLSRRDLDLVDHFFARYGSITVLIGRMLPIVRTFIAFPAGVAKMNQLRFHIYTFIGSWPWCYVLAYVGMKLGAQFNTNPRFKDVFHRFHLGVEATIVIGFIWFVISHWKNRIRTEAA from the coding sequence ATGTCAGAAAAAATCATTGCCCTCCTTGTTGGCGCTATCGCCAGTGGTGGCTACCTGAGCGTTATCGTGCTCATGGCCATCCAGTCCGCCTGCATCCCCATTCCTTCCGAAGTCATCATGCCGCTGGCTGGCTACGCTCTGGCCCACACCCAGCTCCAGCTCATCATCCTGGCGACCGTGGCTTCTCTGGCCTCGAACCTCGGCTCAATCCCTGCTTACTGGGTAGGGGCGCGCGGAGGCCGTCCCATGGTGGAACGCTACGGCAGCTATCTCCTCCTCAGCCGCCGCGACCTTGACCTCGTCGACCACTTTTTCGCCCGCTACGGCTCCATCACCGTGCTCATCGGCAGAATGCTGCCCATAGTGCGCACCTTCATCGCCTTTCCGGCGGGCGTTGCGAAGATGAACCAACTCCGCTTCCATATCTACACCTTCATTGGCTCATGGCCGTGGTGCTATGTGCTCGCCTACGTCGGCATGAAGCTCGGCGCGCAGTTCAACACCAACCCGCGCTTCAAAGATGTCTTCCACCGCTTCCATCTTGGCGTCGAAGCTACCATCGTCATAGGTTTCATCTGGTTCGTGATCTCGCACTGGAAGAACCGCATCCGCACCGAAGCGGCATAA
- a CDS encoding inositol-3-phosphate synthase, protein MSTPEAATPSAASIKPAAGKLGVMVPGMGAVATTLIAGVEAVRRGLAKPIGSTTQMGTIRLGKRNESRSPLIKDFAPIAQLDDLVFTGWDIFGGNLYDAAKTAHVLDRDQLEQIRPYLESIEPMPAAFDQHYVKRLEGKKIKTGKNKCDLANQIRNDIAEFKTKTDRQVMIWTGSTEIFIKPSAVHQTLEAFEKGLVEDDPNIAPSMLYAWAALKEGIPFANGAPNLTVDIPALQELSKKMNAPICGKDFKTGQTFIKTVLAPAFKVRNIGVSGWYSTNILGNRDGEVLDDPESFKTKEESKLGVLDYIFQPELHPDLYKDLYHKVRINYYPPRGDNKEGWDNIDIFGWLGYPMQLKVDFLCRDSILAAPLALDLILFMDLAARTPSLRGLGIQEWLSFYFKAPQHAEGLYPEHDLFIQHTKLKNTLRHIMGEDLITHLGLEYYDQ, encoded by the coding sequence ATGTCTACACCTGAAGCCGCCACACCAAGCGCGGCCAGCATCAAGCCCGCAGCTGGAAAATTAGGCGTCATGGTTCCCGGTATGGGAGCTGTCGCCACCACCCTTATCGCCGGCGTAGAAGCCGTTCGTCGTGGGCTGGCCAAGCCCATCGGCTCCACCACGCAGATGGGCACCATCCGCCTCGGCAAGCGCAACGAAAGCCGCAGCCCACTCATCAAGGACTTCGCCCCCATCGCACAGCTCGACGATCTCGTCTTTACCGGATGGGATATCTTTGGCGGCAACCTCTACGACGCAGCCAAAACCGCCCACGTGCTCGACCGCGACCAGCTTGAACAGATTCGCCCCTATCTCGAATCCATCGAGCCGATGCCCGCCGCCTTCGACCAGCACTATGTCAAGCGTCTTGAAGGCAAGAAGATCAAGACCGGCAAGAACAAGTGCGACCTCGCCAACCAGATTCGCAACGACATCGCCGAGTTCAAGACCAAGACCGACCGGCAGGTCATGATCTGGACCGGCTCCACCGAGATATTCATCAAGCCCAGCGCGGTTCACCAGACGCTCGAAGCCTTCGAGAAGGGCCTCGTCGAGGATGACCCGAACATCGCACCGTCGATGCTCTATGCTTGGGCGGCGTTGAAGGAGGGTATTCCCTTTGCTAACGGCGCACCCAATCTGACCGTCGACATCCCTGCGCTGCAGGAGCTTTCAAAGAAGATGAACGCTCCCATCTGCGGCAAGGACTTCAAGACCGGCCAGACCTTCATCAAGACCGTTCTCGCTCCGGCCTTCAAGGTTCGCAACATCGGCGTCAGCGGATGGTATTCCACCAACATTCTCGGTAACCGCGACGGCGAGGTGCTCGACGATCCAGAGTCCTTCAAGACCAAAGAAGAGTCGAAGCTCGGCGTACTCGATTACATCTTTCAGCCGGAGCTGCACCCCGATCTCTACAAGGATCTCTATCACAAGGTTCGCATTAACTATTACCCTCCACGTGGTGATAATAAAGAGGGTTGGGACAATATCGATATCTTCGGCTGGCTCGGTTATCCGATGCAGCTCAAGGTCGATTTCCTCTGCCGTGACTCCATCCTCGCCGCACCTTTGGCGCTCGACCTCATCCTCTTCATGGACCTTGCGGCACGGACGCCAAGCCTGCGCGGTCTGGGAATTCAGGAGTGGCTCAGCTTCTACTTCAAGGCACCGCAGCATGCCGAAGGACTGTACCCGGAGCACGACCTCTTCATCCAGCACACCAAGCTGAAGAACACGCTTCGCCACATCATGGGCGAAGACCTTATCACGCACCTTGGACTGGAATACTACGATCAGTAA
- the yihA gene encoding ribosome biogenesis GTP-binding protein YihA/YsxC has product MPLTPVFLLSATDVAHFPSDAKTYGAPEVAFLGRSNVGKSSLINSLLGSKQAHTSSTPGRTRAINFFALHEGAGDKMKQRPTLIFADLPGYGYAKISKSISAEWPKFIEPYLADRDALALCICLVDTNIPPQPNDTQLINYFKQTQRPFLVVGTKADRLSNNVLAKSVAALKREHGVDEVLTVSAKTDVGTKALWARLIAVTE; this is encoded by the coding sequence ATGCCGTTGACTCCCGTGTTTCTGCTGTCCGCAACCGACGTTGCTCACTTCCCTTCCGATGCCAAAACTTATGGGGCGCCAGAAGTGGCTTTTCTTGGCCGCTCCAACGTCGGCAAATCATCGCTCATCAACTCGCTGCTTGGGTCGAAGCAGGCGCACACCTCGTCCACACCGGGACGCACGCGGGCGATCAACTTCTTCGCACTGCATGAGGGCGCGGGTGACAAAATGAAGCAGAGGCCGACTCTGATCTTCGCCGACCTGCCGGGCTACGGTTATGCCAAAATTTCGAAGTCGATCTCAGCGGAATGGCCTAAGTTTATCGAACCATATCTGGCCGACCGCGATGCCCTCGCGTTATGCATCTGCCTTGTGGACACAAATATTCCACCGCAGCCGAACGATACTCAACTCATCAACTACTTCAAACAGACGCAGCGGCCTTTTCTCGTCGTGGGGACGAAGGCAGACCGCCTCTCAAATAACGTGCTGGCAAAGTCGGTTGCGGCATTGAAGCGGGAGCATGGGGTAGATGAGGTCCTCACCGTCTCGGCGAAGACCGATGTGGGAACAAAGGCTCTTTGGGCACGCTTGATAGCTGTCACAGAATAA
- a CDS encoding L-rhamnose mutarotase, whose protein sequence is MPRHCLTLDLKNDENAISEYKRYHVKIWPEVKKSLLDAGIVDMEIYLTGTRLFMIMEVDDQFSLSAKAAADASNAKVQEWERLMEQFQQELPQSNPGQKWVAMEKIFSLAAQ, encoded by the coding sequence ATGCCACGTCATTGTCTAACCCTGGATCTTAAGAACGACGAGAACGCCATCTCGGAGTACAAGCGCTATCACGTCAAAATCTGGCCAGAGGTCAAGAAGAGTTTGCTTGATGCAGGAATTGTCGATATGGAGATTTATCTGACCGGAACGCGATTGTTCATGATCATGGAGGTAGACGATCAGTTCTCACTGTCGGCCAAGGCAGCCGCAGATGCTTCCAACGCAAAAGTACAGGAGTGGGAGAGGCTGATGGAGCAGTTTCAGCAGGAGCTGCCGCAGTCTAACCCCGGGCAGAAGTGGGTGGCGATGGAAAAGATATTCAGCCTGGCTGCACAGTAG
- a CDS encoding SDR family oxidoreductase, translating to MTDTFRLENKIALVTGGGSGIGAATARELARAGAHVLIADLNLAAAQALAAELPDARAVAMDVTESASIASAFVSIPQLDILVNNAGIGLVGDITHTSEEDFARVMKVNVHSVFLVTQAALPLLLASHGSIVNIGSVAATVGVKQRFAYCASKGAVLAMTRQIAVDYPKELRINCIAPGTVQTPFVEGYLDKYHAHEKEKVRAELVARQPIGRLGTPEDIASLVRYLCSREAEFINGALIPIDGGWTAA from the coding sequence ATGACAGATACTTTTCGCCTGGAAAATAAAATTGCCCTCGTTACCGGCGGAGGCAGCGGCATCGGCGCCGCTACTGCCCGCGAACTTGCTCGCGCCGGTGCGCATGTCCTGATCGCCGACCTTAATCTTGCAGCGGCTCAAGCATTGGCCGCCGAGTTGCCTGATGCCCGCGCCGTCGCCATGGATGTCACTGAGTCTGCGTCCATCGCCTCTGCATTCGTGAGCATTCCTCAACTCGACATCCTTGTCAACAACGCCGGAATAGGCCTGGTGGGCGATATTACGCACACGTCGGAAGAAGACTTTGCCCGAGTGATGAAGGTCAATGTTCACAGCGTCTTTCTGGTGACACAGGCCGCCCTTCCACTACTGCTTGCCTCGCATGGCAGCATCGTCAATATCGGCTCAGTGGCGGCCACGGTGGGAGTGAAGCAGCGTTTTGCCTACTGCGCCAGCAAAGGTGCTGTGCTGGCGATGACCCGTCAGATTGCTGTCGATTACCCGAAAGAGCTGCGGATCAACTGCATCGCTCCCGGCACGGTTCAGACTCCCTTCGTTGAGGGCTATCTGGATAAGTACCATGCCCACGAAAAGGAAAAGGTTCGCGCCGAACTTGTCGCCCGTCAGCCCATCGGCCGCCTCGGAACGCCTGAGGACATCGCTTCGCTTGTCCGCTATCTCTGCTCCCGCGAGGCCGAGTTCATCAATGGCGCTCTCATCCCGATCGACGGTGGCTGGACCGCAGCCTGA
- a CDS encoding enolase C-terminal domain-like protein, with translation MNDLFITAVRVIDLRFPTSRENIGSDAVNKDPDYSAAYCIIETNSDLRGHGLSFTLGRGTDLVVQAAEYLSRYAVNRTLSSITEDFRAFARQLTDDTQFRWLGPEKGVIQLAAAALINAVWDLYARVESKPLWQLLSEMEPAQLIKAIDFRYIDDALPPEEALDILTTRRQGQAERLALLRKEGYPAYTTSAGWFGYSEEKIRRLSREALADGWTYFKLKVGGDAADDLRRGHIVREEIGWVNKLMVDANQKWGVLEAVTRTRQLAELQPWWMEEPTNPDDILGHARIRREVPEVRIATGEHVHNRIMFKQLLQAQAIDVLQLDSCRVAGVNENLAIILMAAKFNVPVCPHAGGVGLCEYVQHLSVFDFLSVSASLENRVIEFVDHLHEHFVDPVRIRNGHYLLPEQPGYSIEIRKESLTRFAFPHGAAWSTSE, from the coding sequence TTGAACGACCTTTTCATTACTGCCGTCCGCGTCATCGATCTTCGTTTCCCTACGTCACGCGAGAACATCGGCTCCGACGCCGTCAATAAAGATCCCGATTACTCCGCCGCCTATTGCATCATTGAGACTAACTCCGACCTTCGGGGTCACGGCCTCTCGTTCACTCTCGGCCGTGGAACCGATCTCGTTGTTCAGGCTGCCGAGTATCTGTCGCGCTATGCCGTCAATCGCACCCTTTCCTCTATTACTGAAGACTTCCGCGCCTTTGCCCGTCAACTCACCGACGACACCCAATTTCGCTGGCTTGGCCCCGAAAAAGGAGTCATTCAACTGGCCGCCGCCGCGCTGATCAACGCTGTCTGGGACCTCTACGCCCGCGTGGAGTCGAAGCCGCTTTGGCAACTCCTCTCCGAGATGGAACCGGCGCAGCTCATTAAAGCCATCGACTTCCGCTACATCGACGATGCACTCCCTCCTGAAGAGGCGCTCGACATCCTAACCACTCGCCGTCAAGGTCAGGCCGAGCGTCTGGCGCTGCTCAGGAAAGAAGGCTATCCCGCCTACACTACCTCTGCCGGATGGTTCGGCTACAGCGAAGAAAAGATTCGTCGCCTCTCACGCGAAGCCCTTGCCGACGGCTGGACCTACTTCAAACTGAAGGTAGGCGGCGACGCAGCGGACGACCTTCGCCGCGGCCACATCGTCCGCGAAGAGATCGGCTGGGTCAACAAGCTGATGGTCGATGCCAACCAGAAGTGGGGCGTCCTCGAAGCAGTCACGCGTACTCGCCAGCTCGCCGAGCTCCAACCCTGGTGGATGGAAGAGCCCACGAACCCTGACGATATCCTCGGCCACGCACGCATCCGCCGCGAGGTTCCCGAGGTACGCATCGCCACCGGCGAGCACGTCCATAATCGCATCATGTTCAAGCAGCTCCTCCAGGCACAAGCCATCGACGTCCTCCAGCTCGACAGTTGCCGGGTCGCCGGAGTTAATGAGAACCTCGCAATTATCCTCATGGCCGCCAAATTCAACGTGCCTGTTTGTCCTCATGCCGGGGGAGTAGGTCTCTGCGAGTATGTTCAGCATCTCTCGGTCTTCGACTTTCTCAGTGTCTCTGCCTCACTTGAAAACCGGGTCATCGAGTTTGTCGATCACCTGCACGAGCACTTCGTCGATCCGGTCCGCATCCGCAACGGCCACTATCTTCTGCCTGAGCAGCCCGGTTACAGCATTGAGATTCGCAAAGAATCCCTAACCCGCTTCGCCTTCCCGCACGGCGCAGCCTGGAGCACCTCCGAATGA
- a CDS encoding fumarylacetoacetate hydrolase family protein yields MKLVTFSSKIETGDVKLRTLGTSVSAELLNFGVPTPGLLVSTEGKEDEVVSLSSLGYRSVRNIIEAGKDALEEVQAKVTNAPRFPMSRVTLHAPITRPPRIFAIGLNYQKHANESNMAVQKVPTVFMKLSSSVVGPDALIILPRISTQPDYEAEFAVVIGKPGYQIAAKDWQQYVFGYTILNDVSARDIQLATSQWTLGKSFPTFGPLGPAIVTADEVPDPHSLDISLTINGETLQKSNTSDLIFKVPELIAHISSLTPLQAGDIISTGTPEGVGLGRNPQRWLKPDEEIVITISKLGQLRNRTVAE; encoded by the coding sequence ATGAAACTCGTCACCTTCTCTTCCAAGATTGAAACCGGCGACGTGAAGCTCAGAACCCTGGGCACCTCTGTCTCAGCCGAGTTGCTGAACTTCGGTGTTCCGACGCCCGGCCTTCTCGTATCCACTGAGGGAAAGGAAGACGAGGTGGTGAGCCTCTCTTCACTCGGCTACCGCTCTGTCCGCAATATCATCGAAGCCGGAAAAGACGCCCTTGAAGAGGTTCAGGCGAAGGTGACCAATGCGCCTCGTTTTCCTATGTCGCGGGTCACGCTCCACGCGCCCATTACCCGGCCGCCGCGCATCTTCGCCATCGGCCTCAACTATCAGAAGCACGCCAACGAATCGAACATGGCTGTCCAGAAGGTTCCGACGGTCTTCATGAAGCTCTCCAGCTCTGTCGTCGGACCCGATGCTCTCATCATTCTGCCCAGGATCAGCACGCAGCCAGACTACGAGGCGGAGTTCGCTGTCGTCATCGGCAAGCCCGGATACCAGATCGCGGCTAAGGACTGGCAGCAGTACGTCTTCGGCTACACCATCCTCAACGACGTCAGCGCACGCGATATCCAACTCGCCACCAGCCAGTGGACACTGGGAAAATCATTTCCCACCTTCGGCCCGCTCGGCCCAGCCATTGTCACCGCCGACGAAGTTCCCGATCCGCACTCGCTCGACATCTCACTCACCATCAACGGCGAAACCCTGCAAAAATCCAACACCAGCGATCTTATCTTCAAGGTTCCTGAGTTGATCGCCCATATTTCAAGCCTCACCCCGCTTCAGGCCGGAGATATCATCAGCACCGGAACCCCGGAAGGCGTAGGCCTTGGCCGGAATCCTCAACGCTGGCTCAAGCCGGACGAAGAGATCGTTATCACCATTAGCAAGCTAGGGCAGCTCCGCAACCGCACAGTCGCGGAGTAG
- a CDS encoding nuclear transport factor 2 family protein — protein sequence MRTQIALLVLSVLTTTGVCMTGQTPDTKSTAATSNALFQTVSVLDTKLFNAYNKCDLDTLGAMVSDDLEFYHDKTGLSVGKPIFIEAIKKNICGKVHRELVPGTLEVYPLNGYGAVEIGVHRFTHPGLDDDLGEAKFITLWQNKNGIWKVTRVISYDHESLRN from the coding sequence ATGAGAACGCAAATCGCTCTACTTGTGCTGTCTGTGCTGACTACGACCGGCGTGTGCATGACTGGTCAAACTCCCGACACCAAGAGCACCGCAGCAACTTCCAATGCGCTCTTTCAGACGGTGTCGGTCTTAGATACCAAATTGTTCAATGCCTATAACAAGTGCGATCTGGATACGCTGGGCGCGATGGTTTCGGACGATCTGGAGTTTTATCACGACAAAACGGGGTTGTCGGTCGGCAAGCCGATCTTTATAGAGGCCATCAAGAAGAATATCTGCGGCAAGGTGCACCGGGAGTTGGTTCCGGGAACGCTGGAGGTGTATCCACTGAATGGATATGGAGCAGTTGAGATTGGAGTGCACCGCTTCACCCATCCGGGATTGGATGATGATCTCGGCGAGGCGAAGTTCATCACGCTATGGCAGAACAAAAACGGCATTTGGAAGGTGACGCGTGTCATCAGCTACGATCATGAATCTCTGCGGAACTGA